In the Sus scrofa isolate TJ Tabasco breed Duroc chromosome 6, Sscrofa11.1, whole genome shotgun sequence genome, one interval contains:
- the BSND gene encoding LOW QUALITY PROTEIN: barttin (The sequence of the model RefSeq protein was modified relative to this genomic sequence to represent the inferred CDS: inserted 3 bases in 3 codons), with protein sequence MADEKTFRIGFIMLGLFLLALGTFLMSHDRPQVYGTFYAMGGIMVIGGVIWSMCQCYPKIAFIPADSDFQGILSPKALGLLENGLAAEMKSPQPPYARLWEEAAYDQSLPDFSHIPMKVMGYSEDPRPLLASEPGQLQRGASDGGEGGPRDXQAWLEAAVVIHRGSDQDEGERRPSQGRPSPQTCPQGPAPLASFQDDLDVGSSEGSXPNLSPPQEVELPLPPPEPWACRCQLDRFHDFALIDAPTLEDVPPEKLQXEAALPSSWQRSPRTKEEEEEAASDAGAEEPEQEEEDLYYGLPDNPGDPLPDKELGFEPDVQG encoded by the exons ATGGCCGACGAGAAGACCTTTCGCATCGGCTTCATCATGCTGGGGCTCTTCCTGCTGGCCCTCGGCACGTTCCTCATGAGCCACGACCGGCCCCAGGTCTATGGCACCTTCTATGCCATGGGCGGTATCATGGTGATTGGGGGTGTCATCTGGAGCATGTGCCAGTGCTACCCCAAG ATTGCCTTCATACCCGCTGACTCTGACTTCCAAGGCATCCTGTCTCCGAAGGCGCTGGGGCTGCTGGAGAACGGGCTCGCTGCCGAGATGAAGAG cccccagcccccctaCGCCAGGCTGTGGGAGGAAGCCGCCTATGACCAGAGCCTGCCCGACTTCAGCCACATCCCAATGAAGGTCATGGGCTACAGTGAAGACCCCCGCCCTCTCCTGGCCTCTGAGCCAGGACAGCTGCAGCGGGGAGCCAGCGATGGAGGAGAAGGGGGCCCTCGTG CTCAGGCCTGGCTGGAAGCCGCTGTGGTCATCCACAGGGGCTCAGACCAGGATGAGGGAGAAAGACGCCCGAGTCAAGGCAGGCCCAG cccccagacctgtccccagggccctgcaccATTGGCTTCCTTCCAAGATGACCTGGACGTGGGATCCAGTGAGGGCA AGCCCAACCTGTCCCCACCTCAGGAGGTAGAGCTTCCGCTCCCGCCTCCAGAGCCCTGGGCCTGCAGGTGCCAGCTGGACCGCTTCCATGACTTTGCCCTGATTGATGCCCCCACATTGGAGGATGTGCCTCCAGAGAAGCTGC CGGAGGCAGCCCTGCCCAGCTCCTGGCAGCGGTCCCCAAGgacaaaggaggaggaagaggaggcagctTCGGACGCAGGAGCAGAAGAGCCAGAACAGGAAGAGGAAGACTTGTATTATGGGCTTCCGGACAACCCCGGGGACCCCCTCCCGGACAAGGAGCTGGGCTTTGAGCCCGACGTCCAGGGCTGA